The following proteins come from a genomic window of Corallococcus sp. NCRR:
- a CDS encoding DEAD/DEAH box helicase — protein MRTPTDRFLPPRTDASSSTALQRGRVVVIAPTRAACETIELALGLELRTYLEEHHGERLLALARSGQGFGIVAGTGTGKTLAIRPIAEEITGRRPLRVTVVNREREATAETPLADVAIVTTGIARRWFQGGVIRREDTLIVDEIHQTSAELELCLALGKRVGCRFIWLSATVDPAFYSRYLDSADVLQVSTFDPAKAALVEVERRQPLSFLDDAFLRDAQQRGRGVGVFLATRAGVEQAAAHVRARAPEVHAAHYHGGEPLRAIRPFLEGTAPRPFVLAMTAAGQSALNVPGLDTVVIDDLRFSNVVEGSRNVLTRVHLGNNELLQMAGRVHGRVAGGRVFILSDRLIHFASLRPTEPEFQLAGEPERVALTAAALGVRADELDLPVPLDRAAYRRALAKLEARGIVDADGRLSDYGRAVEALPVERPWAELIVNAEDTLLPFLAVCSAVESLHRMTREERNLEGVLVQGSDHLTAYNLYAEAFRETGTVGDVQGLPRHVFNPEKLAVWAEGRGVLVKALEDAALAMASVYRSVGLALPARMPFASSSVHHHFCDLLARFMPFDLVIDERTAWGELTRVSKTSVCGNLGAVVGTLRYFADRNGESQGAIEGTQLPQSLLRRYARRHAEALTYDVRFRSVVLVKRLDYYGFTLEQEVDVLRAWGPELAKAARHALAEALARGEAPHPAVDRHRVAIAEVRELWRRSGGITAPLGHPELTALYEAQLDGVDTLDDFRERPLRLDLDALVPRTTRQKLLALPDTVEVREHAVPLEYDVEELSDGALRGVVRLLLPEKLARTLVQEELPLLDRPQRFSVARGRRGVLQARSLLELQELLDQPWMPDEIAEANRERQPPEQERERGAPWRGGPRGHHGKPPRNGRRPGGGGRRR, from the coding sequence GTGCGCACGCCCACCGACCGCTTCCTGCCGCCCCGCACCGACGCTTCCTCCTCCACGGCGCTCCAGCGCGGACGGGTGGTCGTCATCGCACCCACGCGGGCCGCGTGCGAGACCATCGAGCTGGCGCTCGGGTTGGAGCTGCGCACGTACCTGGAAGAGCACCACGGCGAGCGCCTCCTTGCGCTGGCGCGGAGCGGGCAGGGGTTCGGCATCGTCGCGGGTACTGGCACGGGCAAGACGCTCGCCATCCGCCCCATCGCGGAGGAGATCACGGGCCGACGGCCCCTGCGGGTGACAGTGGTCAACCGTGAGCGGGAGGCCACCGCGGAGACACCGCTCGCGGACGTGGCCATCGTCACCACCGGCATCGCGCGGCGCTGGTTCCAGGGCGGCGTCATCCGGCGCGAGGACACGCTCATCGTGGATGAAATCCACCAGACCTCCGCGGAGCTGGAGCTGTGCCTGGCGCTGGGCAAGCGCGTGGGCTGCCGCTTCATCTGGCTGTCCGCCACGGTGGATCCGGCCTTCTACTCGCGCTACCTGGACAGCGCGGACGTGCTCCAGGTGTCCACCTTCGACCCGGCCAAGGCGGCCCTCGTGGAGGTGGAGCGCCGCCAGCCGTTGTCCTTCCTCGATGACGCCTTCCTGCGGGACGCGCAGCAGCGAGGGCGCGGCGTGGGCGTGTTCCTGGCCACGCGCGCTGGGGTGGAGCAGGCGGCGGCCCACGTGCGCGCGCGCGCGCCGGAGGTGCACGCGGCGCACTATCACGGCGGAGAACCGCTGCGCGCCATCCGCCCCTTCCTGGAGGGCACGGCGCCCCGGCCCTTCGTGCTCGCGATGACGGCGGCGGGACAGAGCGCGCTCAACGTGCCGGGCCTGGACACCGTCGTCATCGACGACCTGCGCTTCTCGAACGTGGTGGAGGGCAGCCGCAACGTGCTCACCCGCGTGCACCTGGGCAACAACGAGTTGTTGCAGATGGCGGGGCGCGTGCACGGGCGGGTGGCGGGCGGGCGCGTCTTCATCCTCAGCGACCGGTTGATCCACTTCGCCTCGCTGCGGCCCACGGAGCCCGAGTTCCAGCTCGCGGGCGAGCCGGAGCGGGTGGCGCTCACCGCGGCGGCCCTGGGTGTGCGGGCGGATGAGCTGGACCTGCCCGTGCCGCTGGACCGCGCCGCCTATCGGCGGGCGCTCGCGAAGCTGGAGGCGCGCGGCATCGTGGACGCGGACGGACGGCTGTCCGACTACGGCCGCGCGGTGGAGGCCCTGCCCGTGGAGCGTCCCTGGGCGGAGCTCATCGTCAACGCGGAGGACACGCTGCTGCCGTTCCTCGCGGTGTGCAGCGCCGTGGAGTCGCTGCACCGGATGACGCGCGAGGAGCGGAACCTGGAGGGCGTGCTCGTGCAGGGCAGCGACCACCTGACCGCGTACAACCTGTACGCCGAGGCCTTCCGGGAAACGGGCACTGTGGGGGATGTGCAGGGGCTGCCGCGCCACGTCTTCAACCCGGAGAAGCTCGCGGTGTGGGCGGAGGGGCGCGGGGTGCTGGTGAAGGCCCTGGAGGACGCGGCGCTTGCGATGGCGAGCGTGTACCGGAGCGTGGGGTTGGCGCTGCCCGCGCGCATGCCGTTCGCGAGCTCCAGCGTCCACCATCACTTCTGCGACCTGCTCGCGCGCTTCATGCCCTTCGACCTGGTCATCGACGAGCGCACGGCCTGGGGTGAGCTCACCCGCGTGTCGAAGACGAGCGTGTGCGGCAACCTGGGCGCGGTGGTGGGCACGCTGCGCTACTTCGCCGACCGCAATGGTGAGTCGCAGGGCGCCATCGAAGGCACCCAACTGCCCCAGTCGCTGCTGCGCCGCTACGCGCGCCGTCACGCGGAGGCGCTCACGTATGACGTGCGCTTCCGCTCGGTCGTGCTCGTCAAGCGGCTGGACTACTACGGCTTCACGCTGGAGCAGGAAGTGGACGTGCTGCGCGCCTGGGGGCCGGAGCTCGCCAAGGCGGCCCGGCACGCGCTCGCGGAGGCGCTGGCGCGAGGCGAAGCACCCCATCCCGCGGTGGACCGTCACCGGGTCGCCATCGCCGAGGTGCGCGAGCTGTGGCGCCGTTCGGGAGGCATCACCGCGCCGCTGGGGCACCCGGAGCTCACCGCGCTCTACGAGGCGCAGCTGGACGGCGTGGACACGCTCGACGACTTCCGGGAGCGCCCGCTGCGGCTGGACCTGGACGCGCTCGTGCCGCGCACGACGCGTCAGAAACTCCTGGCGCTCCCGGACACCGTGGAGGTCCGCGAGCACGCGGTGCCGCTCGAATACGACGTGGAGGAGCTGTCGGACGGGGCCCTGCGGGGCGTGGTGCGGCTGCTCCTGCCAGAGAAGCTCGCCCGCACGTTGGTGCAGGAGGAGCTGCCGCTGCTCGACCGGCCCCAGCGCTTCAGCGTGGCCCGGGGCCGGCGGGGCGTGCTCCAGGCCCGCTCACTCCTCGAACTCCAGGAGCTGCTCGACCAGCCCTGGATGCCGGACGAGATCGCCGAGGCCAACCGGGAGCGTCAGCCCCCGGAACAGGAGCGGGAGCGCGGCGCCCCCTGGCGTGGAGGGCCGCGGGGCCACCATGGCAAGCCGCCCAGGAATGGAAGACGCCCGGGAGGCGGCGGACGGCGGCGCTGA
- a CDS encoding DUF1801 domain-containing protein — MATKKTRVPQTIDAYLASVPDPAAKKTLSALRAQLRKLLPKATETISYQMPAFKVDGSAVAGFAFFKNHCGYYPFSGGVVPAMASELEGYATSKSGVTFPPDEPLPAKLVKKLVEARLAEIATRAKKPTPAKKKAATTGFQVGVVRTLRMSAPELWDWITTQPERWLGAGATLQAEVGGRYAAPKRRGVPAVRGEVRGVKPGQRLRMTWETDGWKKPATLQLTVTPKTKGASLHVQMEKLPDTEVREAMRERWSKVLARIE; from the coding sequence ATGGCGACGAAGAAGACCCGAGTCCCACAGACGATCGACGCCTATCTGGCGAGCGTGCCCGACCCGGCGGCGAAGAAGACCCTGAGCGCCCTTCGCGCGCAGCTGCGGAAGCTGCTCCCCAAGGCCACGGAGACCATCAGCTACCAGATGCCCGCCTTCAAGGTGGATGGGAGCGCCGTCGCGGGCTTCGCCTTCTTCAAGAACCACTGCGGCTACTACCCCTTCAGCGGCGGTGTGGTGCCGGCGATGGCGTCGGAGCTGGAGGGGTACGCCACGTCGAAGAGCGGCGTCACCTTTCCTCCGGATGAACCGCTCCCCGCGAAGCTGGTGAAGAAGCTGGTGGAGGCGAGGCTCGCGGAGATCGCCACTCGCGCGAAGAAGCCCACGCCCGCGAAGAAGAAGGCCGCCACCACGGGCTTTCAGGTGGGCGTGGTGCGCACGCTGCGGATGAGCGCCCCCGAACTGTGGGATTGGATCACGACGCAGCCGGAGCGCTGGCTGGGCGCTGGCGCGACGCTGCAGGCCGAAGTGGGAGGCCGTTATGCGGCGCCCAAGCGTCGCGGCGTCCCCGCCGTGCGAGGCGAGGTCCGGGGGGTGAAGCCCGGCCAGCGCCTTCGCATGACCTGGGAGACGGACGGTTGGAAGAAGCCGGCGACGTTGCAGCTCACTGTGACGCCGAAGACGAAGGGCGCCTCCCTCCACGTGCAGATGGAGAAGCTCCCGGACACGGAGGTCCGCGAGGCCATGCGCGAGCGCTGGTCGAAGGTCCTTGCCCGGATCGAGTAG
- a CDS encoding LysR family transcriptional regulator gives MSISIAALDLNLLLVLHTVLTERSVVRAAERLHVTPSAISNSLARLRSVLGDPLVTRKGRGIVPTPRALALAPAIARGLRELESGLHEAPFEPARCTRTFTLAVADAGQVTWGPRIAARMAQQMPDARLCVVGIASLVALGDLTSSQVDLHIGLAGRGAGLHVEPLLDERTVLVAREEHPALTRRLSPRALGALRHVGVEMVPGKGFRDLVGAAYARAGIRREVAMTVPSFLTAAAIVSATDLVATLPESLVAAQGARLGVRGVNAPVPAHIVKLALCWHDRTHADPAARYLRELVRRAVLDA, from the coding sequence GTGAGCATTTCGATCGCCGCCCTCGACCTCAACCTCCTGCTGGTGCTCCACACCGTCCTCACCGAGCGCAGCGTGGTGCGCGCGGCCGAGCGGCTCCACGTCACGCCGTCCGCCATCAGCAACAGCCTGGCGCGCCTGCGGTCCGTGCTGGGCGACCCGCTCGTCACCCGCAAGGGCCGCGGCATCGTCCCCACGCCCCGGGCGCTCGCGCTGGCCCCCGCCATCGCCCGGGGCCTGCGCGAACTGGAGTCCGGCCTTCACGAGGCCCCATTCGAGCCGGCCCGCTGCACGCGCACCTTCACGCTCGCCGTCGCTGATGCGGGGCAGGTGACGTGGGGACCGCGAATCGCCGCCCGGATGGCCCAGCAGATGCCGGACGCGCGCCTCTGCGTGGTCGGAATCGCCTCGCTCGTGGCGCTCGGGGACCTGACGTCGTCACAGGTCGACCTGCACATCGGCCTCGCCGGGCGGGGCGCGGGCCTGCACGTCGAACCGCTGCTGGACGAGCGCACCGTCCTGGTGGCCCGCGAGGAGCACCCCGCGCTCACGAGGCGCCTGTCCCCGCGTGCGCTCGGCGCGCTCCGTCACGTGGGCGTGGAGATGGTCCCGGGCAAGGGCTTCCGGGATCTCGTTGGCGCCGCGTACGCACGCGCGGGCATCCGCCGGGAGGTCGCCATGACGGTGCCGTCCTTCCTGACGGCGGCGGCAATCGTGTCCGCGACCGACCTGGTCGCGACGTTGCCGGAGTCCCTCGTCGCGGCGCAGGGCGCGCGCCTGGGGGTTCGCGGCGTCAACGCGCCGGTCCCCGCGCACATCGTCAAGCTGGCCCTGTGCTGGCACGACCGCACCCATGCCGACCCGGCGGCGCGGTACTTGCGTGAACTGGTCCGGCGCGCGGTCCTGGACGCTTGA
- a CDS encoding endonuclease/exonuclease/phosphatase family protein → MLKLLSSAVLSLLLSLGLLPASSEETETAALASTTTTVATHNTWYGQANMKPLADIIGWQEVSTAEGHSKLGELEYYAHFRPGEDRLDARNSIAISWRKNKFEKTGDGSRLTHGGEAGVTPSRFVNWVVLKNLATGEKLAFVNTHYISGAWNGEHPERQERWRTHNAVVREVVAELRGRGLPVVLVGDFNRALSQDIPGMNHLNTAGVSGVPIDQIYVSIGIGTGPAERLEKYGSDHFAYTATVQY, encoded by the coding sequence ATGCTCAAGCTCCTGTCCTCAGCCGTCCTCAGTCTGCTGCTCTCCCTGGGCTTGTTGCCCGCTTCATCCGAGGAGACGGAAACGGCGGCGCTCGCCAGCACCACGACCACGGTCGCGACGCACAACACGTGGTACGGGCAGGCGAACATGAAGCCGCTCGCGGACATCATCGGATGGCAGGAGGTGTCCACCGCGGAGGGCCACTCCAAGCTGGGGGAGTTGGAGTACTACGCCCACTTCCGGCCCGGTGAGGACCGGCTGGACGCGCGCAACTCCATCGCCATCTCCTGGCGCAAGAACAAGTTCGAGAAGACGGGCGACGGTTCCCGGCTCACGCACGGCGGGGAGGCCGGGGTGACGCCGTCGCGCTTCGTGAACTGGGTCGTGCTGAAGAACCTCGCGACCGGCGAGAAGCTGGCGTTCGTCAACACCCACTACATCTCCGGTGCCTGGAACGGCGAGCACCCGGAGCGTCAGGAGCGCTGGCGGACGCACAACGCCGTGGTGCGCGAGGTCGTCGCGGAGCTGCGCGGCCGGGGGCTGCCCGTGGTGCTGGTGGGCGACTTCAACCGCGCGCTGTCGCAGGACATCCCCGGGATGAACCACCTGAACACGGCGGGCGTCAGCGGCGTGCCCATCGATCAGATCTACGTCAGCATCGGAATCGGCACCGGCCCCGCCGAGCGGCTGGAGAAGTACGGCTCCGACCACTTCGCCTACACCGCGACCGTCCAGTACTGA
- a CDS encoding pilin, which produces MKGVTTRIPPESAPPKKTALPGVALGFAIAGMCIYCLWPVGLVLAILAMLKTGKPEHAGRRGLATAALVVAGLGPFIIGIQFALAIPNFIKFQARTKQAECKMNLKAVFTAARVSLVDDEPLVSLDAMGIEAGPRNRYAYVLRMPEEIIPVGSAFPALAPEAIEAALAQAGVKPGVEGTCPDCIVTAACVGNVDDDDTLDVWSISTVNRTAANGETIEMGTPYNHVNDVRQ; this is translated from the coding sequence ATGAAGGGCGTGACGACCCGAATCCCGCCTGAGTCCGCCCCGCCGAAGAAGACCGCCCTGCCTGGAGTCGCGCTGGGCTTCGCCATCGCGGGCATGTGCATCTACTGCCTGTGGCCGGTGGGGCTCGTGCTGGCCATCCTGGCGATGCTGAAGACAGGCAAGCCGGAGCATGCCGGACGCAGGGGGCTCGCCACCGCGGCGCTCGTCGTGGCGGGACTGGGGCCCTTCATCATCGGCATCCAGTTCGCCCTCGCCATCCCCAACTTCATCAAGTTCCAGGCGCGCACGAAGCAGGCGGAGTGCAAGATGAACCTGAAGGCGGTCTTCACCGCGGCCAGGGTGAGCCTGGTGGACGATGAGCCCCTGGTCAGCCTCGATGCGATGGGCATCGAGGCGGGACCGCGCAATCGCTATGCCTATGTGCTGCGGATGCCGGAGGAGATCATCCCCGTGGGGAGTGCCTTCCCCGCGCTCGCTCCAGAGGCCATCGAGGCGGCCCTGGCCCAGGCGGGTGTGAAGCCAGGCGTGGAGGGGACCTGTCCGGACTGCATCGTGACGGCCGCGTGCGTGGGCAACGTGGACGACGATGACACGCTGGACGTGTGGAGCATCTCCACCGTCAACCGCACGGCCGCCAACGGAGAAACCATCGAAATGGGCACGCCGTACAACCACGTGAACGACGTCCGGCAGTAG
- a CDS encoding bestrophin family protein, with product MIVRPRPGFFKLLFVVRGTILPRVLPHVLGVAALASLVVLTLKQGYIRLPVTSPAPLSLLGIALSIFLGFRNNACYDRWWEGRKQWGALIIEVRAFTHATIALLDDGRAELPDAGRQAARRLVHRTIAFPYALAAHLRSQDASEAMGRHLEEPERSRVLGSGNRPNALLREHQLELARLLREGRLTDITWATLNERVHAMMSIFTACERIRLTPLPFAYTVLLHRTAYLFCLLLPFGLAESMGWFTPVLTAMIAYTFFGLDLLSEEMEEPFGEAPNDLPLLAMSRTAEINMLESLGEPQPEPLRPRDFVLG from the coding sequence GTGATCGTTCGTCCCCGCCCTGGCTTCTTCAAGCTCCTGTTCGTCGTGCGCGGCACCATCCTGCCGCGCGTCCTGCCCCACGTGCTGGGGGTCGCGGCACTCGCCTCCCTGGTCGTCCTGACGCTCAAGCAGGGCTACATCCGGCTTCCGGTCACCTCCCCAGCGCCGCTGTCGCTGCTCGGCATCGCGCTCTCCATCTTCCTCGGCTTCCGCAATAACGCCTGTTACGACCGCTGGTGGGAGGGACGGAAGCAGTGGGGCGCGCTCATCATCGAGGTGCGCGCCTTCACCCACGCGACCATCGCGCTGCTGGACGACGGGCGCGCCGAGTTGCCCGACGCCGGACGGCAGGCGGCACGGAGGCTGGTGCACCGCACCATCGCCTTCCCCTACGCGCTCGCCGCGCACCTGCGTTCGCAAGACGCTTCAGAGGCCATGGGCCGCCACCTGGAAGAGCCCGAGCGCTCGCGCGTCCTGGGCAGCGGCAACCGCCCCAATGCCCTCCTCCGTGAGCACCAGCTGGAGCTGGCCCGCCTCCTGCGGGAGGGCCGGCTCACCGACATCACCTGGGCCACCTTGAACGAACGGGTGCACGCGATGATGAGCATCTTCACCGCCTGCGAGCGCATCCGCCTCACACCCCTGCCCTTCGCCTACACGGTGCTCCTGCACCGCACGGCCTACCTCTTCTGTCTGCTACTGCCCTTCGGCCTCGCCGAGTCGATGGGTTGGTTCACGCCCGTGCTCACGGCCATGATCGCCTACACCTTCTTCGGCCTGGACCTCCTCAGCGAGGAGATGGAAGAGCCCTTCGGAGAAGCGCCCAACGACCTGCCGCTGCTCGCGATGTCCCGCACGGCGGAGATCAACATGCTGGAATCGCTGGGAGAGCCTCAGCCGGAGCCGCTGCGCCCCAGGGACTTTGTCCTCGGCTGA
- a CDS encoding endo alpha-1,4 polygalactosaminidase, producing MSKWSACLFLLLSACMSSEGEVALAPGDQQQALPGSEVIDFASVSTQANTDASGKSGGMAVLKTNSANCTVGAYADCYAQYIEFSPSYTGYLSFNLSSLTQAAPTPAQVSQLSLLTKYQGPGVAASYYQWQLYRFSTSSWVSIANSQGRGDWVWTPALTLALPTTETASNFVSSTGEIRARLIKGAGTDAAQLDSLRLQVSWDIASSCTPETDAAFCARLGKNCDTVAGTDNCGQSRTVSSCGTCQSPATCGGGGTPNVCGEASACTVAAFPKGTTWMWDLEHASIPTNLNAQVYVVDLFNTTAAKIQEYKTAGKKVVCYFSAGSYEDWREDANQFPQDTYCTPGENCSQSVHIMGDWCTSGGGCEWWLDHRKPAVRTVMTSRMQLAKNKGCDAVEPDNIDGYSHDDEINCTDQACWGLTAANQLDYNRWLATTAHSLCLGIALKNDVDQVPALADSFDFAINEECQRFNECGTYKTWFTNKNKAVFNAEYRKDSSGDITNWTSCTGTGATCACGESNFAQGDLRTLVFTTASVRYDNLQFTCW from the coding sequence ATGTCGAAATGGAGTGCCTGTCTGTTCTTGCTGCTGTCCGCGTGTATGTCATCGGAAGGGGAGGTCGCACTGGCTCCGGGGGACCAGCAGCAGGCCCTGCCGGGCTCGGAGGTCATCGACTTCGCCTCGGTCAGCACGCAGGCGAACACGGACGCGTCGGGCAAGAGCGGCGGCATGGCCGTGCTCAAGACGAACAGCGCGAACTGCACGGTCGGCGCGTACGCGGACTGCTATGCGCAGTACATCGAGTTCAGCCCCAGCTACACGGGCTACCTGTCCTTCAATCTCTCCAGCCTCACCCAGGCCGCGCCCACCCCGGCTCAAGTCTCCCAGCTCAGCCTGCTGACGAAGTACCAGGGGCCCGGCGTCGCCGCGTCCTACTATCAGTGGCAGCTCTACCGGTTCTCCACCTCCAGCTGGGTCAGCATCGCCAACTCACAGGGGCGCGGTGACTGGGTATGGACGCCAGCCCTGACGCTCGCGCTGCCCACCACGGAGACCGCGTCGAACTTCGTGTCGAGCACCGGGGAGATCCGCGCGCGCCTCATCAAGGGAGCCGGGACGGACGCGGCGCAGCTGGACAGCCTGCGCCTCCAGGTGTCGTGGGACATCGCCTCGTCGTGCACGCCAGAGACGGACGCGGCCTTCTGCGCGCGGTTGGGCAAGAACTGCGACACGGTGGCGGGCACGGACAACTGTGGCCAGTCGCGCACGGTCTCCAGCTGCGGCACCTGCCAGAGCCCGGCGACCTGCGGCGGTGGTGGCACCCCGAACGTCTGTGGTGAGGCCTCCGCCTGCACGGTGGCGGCCTTCCCCAAGGGCACCACCTGGATGTGGGACCTGGAGCACGCGTCCATCCCCACGAACCTCAACGCCCAGGTCTACGTCGTCGACCTCTTCAACACGACCGCCGCGAAGATCCAGGAGTACAAGACCGCCGGCAAGAAGGTGGTCTGCTACTTCAGCGCGGGCTCCTATGAGGACTGGCGGGAGGACGCGAACCAGTTCCCGCAGGACACGTACTGCACCCCAGGGGAGAACTGCTCGCAGTCCGTGCACATCATGGGCGACTGGTGCACGAGTGGCGGCGGCTGTGAGTGGTGGTTGGATCACCGCAAGCCGGCGGTGCGCACGGTGATGACGTCGCGCATGCAACTGGCGAAGAACAAGGGCTGCGACGCGGTGGAGCCGGACAACATCGACGGCTACTCGCACGACGACGAAATCAACTGCACCGACCAGGCCTGCTGGGGCCTCACGGCGGCGAACCAGCTCGACTACAACCGCTGGCTGGCCACCACCGCCCACTCCCTGTGCCTGGGCATCGCACTCAAGAATGACGTGGACCAGGTCCCCGCGCTCGCGGACTCCTTCGACTTCGCCATCAACGAGGAGTGCCAGCGGTTCAACGAGTGCGGCACGTACAAGACCTGGTTCACGAACAAGAACAAAGCGGTCTTCAACGCCGAGTACCGGAAGGACTCGAGCGGGGACATCACCAACTGGACGTCGTGCACGGGCACCGGTGCGACCTGCGCCTGCGGTGAGAGCAACTTCGCCCAGGGGGACCTGCGCACCCTGGTCTTCACAACCGCGTCGGTCCGGTACGACAACCTCCAGTTCACCTGCTGGTAG
- a CDS encoding 2OG-Fe(II) oxygenase yields the protein MSVATVDEGPLLGPSFFLSRTALRSLALAHRDAYGGARPHPHVVIDGFLGERLATDLAGVFPGATGAPWMRRDHPEQAARLGQLQRKAFEGVHGALRHLLAELSGMAFLDFLETLTGVKGLIADPHFRGAGLHLTLRGGHLALHADFNRDRTRALSRRLTVLYYLNPGWEPAWGGDLELWNADLSRCEARIAPVLDRLVVMAHGDTHWHGHPAALACPDGRGRATVAAYFYTAEESPDAPEAHSALWAPPRP from the coding sequence GTGAGCGTCGCGACAGTCGATGAAGGTCCGTTGCTGGGCCCGAGCTTCTTCCTCAGCCGGACGGCGCTCCGCTCACTCGCGCTGGCGCATCGCGACGCCTACGGCGGCGCCCGGCCCCATCCGCACGTCGTCATCGATGGTTTCCTGGGGGAGCGGCTGGCCACGGACCTGGCCGGCGTCTTTCCAGGCGCGACCGGAGCCCCCTGGATGCGCCGGGATCATCCAGAGCAGGCGGCCCGCCTGGGACAGCTTCAGCGCAAGGCCTTCGAGGGCGTGCACGGCGCGCTCCGGCACCTGCTCGCGGAGCTCTCGGGCATGGCGTTCCTCGACTTCCTGGAGACGCTCACCGGCGTCAAAGGGCTCATCGCGGATCCGCACTTCCGGGGCGCCGGATTGCACCTCACGCTGCGCGGAGGCCATCTGGCGCTCCACGCGGACTTCAACCGCGATCGCACCCGCGCGCTCTCACGGCGGCTCACCGTCCTGTACTACCTGAACCCGGGCTGGGAGCCCGCGTGGGGCGGAGACCTGGAGCTGTGGAACGCCGATCTCTCCCGGTGCGAGGCCCGCATCGCGCCGGTGTTGGATCGGCTGGTCGTGATGGCGCATGGCGACACCCACTGGCACGGCCACCCCGCCGCGCTGGCGTGTCCCGACGGACGGGGCCGGGCCACGGTCGCGGCCTACTTCTACACGGCGGAGGAATCCCCGGACGCTCCAGAGGCCCACAGCGCTCTCTGGGCGCCACCGCGCCCCTGA
- a CDS encoding haloalkane dehalogenase → MSMVHQVQVLDSFISYREAGTGSPIVFLHGNPTSSHVWRNVIPRLADRGRCLAPDLIGMGDSGKPDIPYRFADHARYLDAWFDALGLRDVVLVGYDWGGVLALDWARRHQERVRGVAVFETFLRPMRWSDWPPQGEQLFRALRTPGLGETLVLEQNAFLERSFANGVQRGLAESDRAVYQAPYPDAASRRPVLQWPREIPIDGEPADVAAVIERYDAWLAQPSVKPVLLLTFGDAGLNAPHIIEWARAHLPALEIVPLGRAGHHAPEDAPEDIARALRLWLDRHAG, encoded by the coding sequence ATGTCCATGGTTCACCAGGTCCAGGTCCTGGATTCGTTCATCTCCTACCGTGAGGCTGGGACGGGCTCGCCCATCGTGTTCCTGCACGGCAACCCCACGTCCTCACACGTGTGGCGGAACGTCATCCCGAGGCTCGCCGACCGGGGCCGCTGCCTCGCGCCCGACCTCATCGGCATGGGGGATTCGGGCAAGCCGGACATCCCGTACCGGTTCGCGGACCACGCGAGGTACCTCGATGCATGGTTCGACGCGCTCGGCCTGCGGGACGTCGTGCTCGTCGGCTACGACTGGGGCGGAGTGCTGGCCCTGGATTGGGCGCGGCGACATCAGGAGCGCGTGCGGGGCGTGGCCGTGTTCGAGACGTTCCTCCGCCCCATGCGCTGGAGCGACTGGCCTCCCCAGGGCGAGCAACTGTTCCGCGCCCTGCGCACGCCGGGACTGGGTGAGACGCTCGTGCTCGAACAGAACGCGTTCCTGGAGAGGTCCTTCGCGAATGGCGTCCAGCGGGGCCTCGCGGAGAGCGACCGGGCCGTCTACCAGGCTCCCTATCCAGACGCGGCGTCGCGACGTCCGGTGCTTCAGTGGCCTCGCGAGATTCCTATCGACGGTGAGCCCGCCGACGTCGCCGCGGTGATCGAGCGCTATGACGCGTGGCTCGCGCAGCCCTCCGTGAAGCCGGTGCTCCTGCTGACGTTCGGCGACGCGGGGCTCAACGCACCGCACATCATCGAGTGGGCGCGAGCCCACCTCCCGGCCCTCGAAATCGTTCCGCTGGGACGCGCGGGGCACCATGCGCCGGAAGACGCACCCGAGGACATCGCGCGCGCCCTGAGGCTCTGGCTGGATCGACACGCGGGATGA